A region from the Melopsittacus undulatus isolate bMelUnd1 chromosome 13, bMelUnd1.mat.Z, whole genome shotgun sequence genome encodes:
- the LOC117436946 gene encoding basic proline-rich protein-like, which produces MIPMAFPGPCGFSGSEAPQRAETGSSCLSDPQVKDEDKSLAVKRPGKEDGASESPKDAAPAPPNPEPPRSPEPPPAQGTSPEPVLNGAAMNGLEGPAPEAQGDDGQGLSRRRVVRVVRKVVRKVLPGEDTGSAKEPARDAKGPEPVPPPRKEEMGRAPIPAPPAPPPPPPVPAAPAKPEPKDEISAGLKTLMAKGKTKEHRTRLRPGDRQERSPEPTGGDVKPSLSPGAEAKLEPLGHPSAGRAEPAKASALKPTALERHKVPVCAVRDALTQLCGVVLPMV; this is translated from the exons ATGATCCCGATGGCTTTTCCTGGTCCCTGTGGCTTTTCTGGCAGCGAGGCCCCACAAAGGGCTGAAACAGGCTCCTCTTGTTTGTCTGACCCTCAGGTCAAGGACGAGGACAAGTCTTTAGCTGTGAAAAGGCCTGGGAAGGAGGATGGGGCT TCAGAGAGCCCGAAGGATGCGGCACCTGCACCCCCGAATCCGGAGCCACCAAGGAGCCCGGAGCCACCCCCTGCGCAAGGGACGAGCCCAGAGCCGGTGCTGAACGGTGCAGCCATGAACGGGCTGGAGGGCCCGGCCCCCGAGGCACAAGGGGACGATGGGCAGGGGCTGTCCCGGCGCAGGGTGGTCCGGGTGGTGCGCAAGGTGGTGCGCAAGGTCCTGCCTGGGGAGGACACCGGCAGTGCCAAGGAACCAGCGCGCGATGCCAAAGGTCCTGAGCCGGTGCCCCCCCCGAGGAAGGAGGAGATGGGCCGAGCAcccatcccagctcctcctgccccaccgCCTCCCCCCCCGGTACCGGCAGCCCCCGCCAAGCCGGAGCCCAAGGATGAGATCTCAGCAGGGCTCAAAACCCTCATGGCAAAGGGCAAAACCAAAGAGCACCGGACACGGCTCCGGCCAGGGGACAGGCAGGAGAGGTCCCCCGAGCCCACGGGGGGGGACGTGAAACCGTCCCTATCCCCTGGTGCTGAAGCCAAGCTGGAGCCGCTGGGGCATCCTTcggcagggagagcagagccgGCAAAGGCGTCCGCTCTGAAACCCACCGCCCTGGAGAGGCACAAGGTACCAGTGTGTGCGGTGAGGGATGCTCTAACACAGCTGTGTGGGGTTGTGCTGCCCATGGTGTGA